The genomic stretch ATCCTCCTTCTTACCAAGATCTTTCCCCCATGCCATCTCAAAGGCTTCTTCTGATAGTTCGGCCATCTTAACAAACTTGaacaataatgaaaaattggaattcGCCAAGACAAAGACAGAAGACGAAGAATATGAAGACGATGAAGATATTCAACTCTTGATCAAAGTTTTCGATTCTTGGTCTCTTTGTAACAAAAATATcgataaatcaaaattccAAAGAGATCAATTGATTATCAAgcaatttaataaaaaattgacTTCCTTATTGGATGTGGAGtttaaaaatgttaaagCGTTAAGATTGAAAGTTCAAGATGCAAGATTGAAGTTTGATACCATGAGATATGAAATTGCCAAAGCTGCAGAGGCGAAGGTGAGGGCAGAAGAGAATGATAAACCAGTTGAGATGGAAAAGGGTGAGGGTGAGGACGAGGGTGAGGGTGAGGGCAAGGGCAAGGGCAAGGGCAAGGGTGAAACTGCTTCGACTTCGACTGAAACTGCTTCGACTTCGACTACCAAAGATGCAGCTGCAACTATTGAATCTCAGAAAAAAGACTCGCCAAACCccgaatttgaaaaaaatgattcaCAAAATGAGGATGAAAAATTGTTAGAACATTTAGAAGACGAATTCGTCTCTCACACTTCTGCAGCCGTCGAAACAATGGAGGAAATTACAGAATCAAGCAAGATTTTGGATTTgatcaaattatttcaaaatttccaATTGTTACATTACCAACAATGTATTAAAGAAGTCGAAACtaatatgaaattattaactgATTTAACTCATGAATAAACGTGCTTTCCcctatataatttatatagtaaacttatatttaatttccaTCACTGGATTTTTTTCGTATTATCTTTAGcatcttcatttttacAATGTAAAATTCTTTCTACAAACGTAACTTTATTAGATTTCCTCTCACAAAGAACAACTATTTGAGATCGTGTACCATAATACTTCACACTCTCTCCCCCGGCATCTCCCCCGGCATCTCCCCCGGCATCTCCCCTAACCTCCCCCTCACTTCTCTTTAATGGTGgaacaaaaattaaatcctTTGTTTGTTCAAGTCGTTCAATATTCCCATCAATCTTCTTACCACTCAAATTTATCGTAGATGAGATTTGGAAACAATCTTCCAATATCTCcaattcatctttattagaattatccaatttatcatttattaaagtttccaataatttgatCCCATTCTTAATCTTACTCCATTCACCCATCTTTTTTGGATCCCCCCAATTAATATTACTCACCACCATATACGGATTCTCCTCATCTAATACTCGTTGACTTTGACCCattgaatttataataGAATATTCATTACTCTTTAAATCTCCaagaaacaaattaaacaaCCCGACTTTCCCATCAATAGATCCATTCTGTTCGATAAACTTGTCATACGTATTCCAATCTTGAAACCCATGATCAAAATCACAAAGATATTTAATCGGAATTAACCCTCTAGATtgtaatgaattattacaatCTCCATCTCTCCTGgcctcttcttcttttaaaagattcaaAACAGTGCAAATCTTGccatctttatttaatcCACACCATGTACCATGTTCTGATTTAAACCTCTCATCTCCTCCACCATCATGACAGATATCTTTACTCATATCATACGGATATAATATCGTAGAATTATGATTCCAACATGTTGAATGTGTTTCTCTTTCAAACACTTCATCTCGATTGCTAATTAGTATTAACTTATAAAATGGATGTGCAGTGGTTCCTAGTAATATACACATCTTTATATCTCTCTTTACTTTTTgtatttatcatttaatcaGATGTGTATatctttgattttttttaaaatccCTTAATTCTAATCTCCCCGCATTCTCGGTTGTATgtgtattaaaaataaaaatagaaataaaaataaaattaaaaataaaaaaaaataaaaaaataaaaataaaaatattagacTCGGAGATTTTAACCGCGGTTCTTTTTGGGGGGGAAGGAAAGGGGAAAATCTAATCAAGATAAAGGTGAAAGTAATTATACATTTCTCCCTAGACAAAAGGTTATTCCTTATTTTGCCCTGTACATTAATTACCCATCTCTATTTGCcgaaatttaattgatgaaaaaaaaaacaaaaaaaacaactaTTCATTAACAAACTTTTGCCTAAATAAGGATTTTTTTTCGAGTCCAAAATTTTAAGTTTAGTTTAAATTTGAgtttattgattttttcgtattttcaataaacattcatttgaaataattttccGTTCGAAAATTATTCGTTCGAAAATTATTTACCTTATATTACATaatcataaaaaaaaaaaatatgcaaCATTCATGTATTCTTATCGAAAGTATGAGTTATACTAATATTAGAGCCCTACATTATttagagaataattctatttttagtagtaaaattttatattatagaaATCTCCTACCATTCTGAATaggaataaaatatacaaaatacAAACTTATAATTCGAATCAATGTAGGTTATTTTATAAGTTTTCATTTTGGGACGTAAAGAGTTAATTCATGGCTTATGTAATATGGAAAAAATTTCCACCTAGATTGCCTGTTTTGGTGCATCCTGCGACCTATAATAAGATACagaatattcaattacTTTAATTGTAAACCTTATAAGATACGCGTTACCTTATTAGTAGATCTTTTGACGAACGTATTGTTCTGTAATTTCTGTAATTTCTGTTAGTTAATCTTATAGCGTATAAATCACGTAATTGGGATCTTACACAACCAAGCTTAATACCATATcgtttcaaataaaatttgaaaatgcatatattttaaactgtacaagatttatttattattttaaaatacatatatgtatataattagtagtttataaacttaatgagatttcaaaattgaCTTAGTATACCTATTAGGGTGTTCATCTTGGTATGCAATTTCATAGGTAATCTCATCATCAGAGTGTCCct from Henningerozyma blattae CBS 6284 chromosome 4, complete genome encodes the following:
- the TBLA0D02990 gene encoding uncharacterized protein (similar to Saccharomyces cerevisiae YGR127W; ancestral locus Anc_3.487); translated protein: MCILLGTTAHPFYKLILISNRDEVFERETHSTCWNHNSTILYPYDMSKDICHDGGGDERFKSEHGTWCGLNKDGKICTVLNLLKEEEARRDGDCNNSLQSRGLIPIKYLCDFDHGFQDWNTYDKFIEQNGSIDGKVGLFNLFLGDLKSNEYSIINSMGQSQRVLDEENPYMVVSNINWGDPKKMGEWSKIKNGIKLLETLINDKLDNSNKDELEILEDCFQISSTINLSGKKIDGNIERLEQTKDLIFVPPLKRSEGEVRGDAGGDAGGDAGGESVKYYGTRSQIVVLCERKSNKVTFVERILHCKNEDAKDNTKKIQ
- the TBLA0D02980 gene encoding uncharacterized protein (similar to Saccharomyces cerevisiae YPR148C; ancestral locus Anc_3.491); protein product: MLHATRYTLHTTHYTLYSPTSPPPQMSGYFSNFSLDKLADSLQSAAQKTQDTLSNAIQNVNIDWNDPQTRLTLLSKQHYLQESIGQINEISKLPSQYNALERKTDALEKIIKRILIVTNTFEIEGYDYPPNLSESISEWWLNDPLAFLRDNDNTNDKNKSNSNPPDTKSKSDSDSESSFLPRSFPHAISKASSDSSAILTNLNNNEKLEFAKTKTEDEEYEDDEDIQLLIKVFDSWSLCNKNIDKSKFQRDQLIIKQFNKKLTSLLDVEFKNVKALRLKVQDARLKFDTMRYEIAKAAEAKVRAEENDKPVEMEKGEGEDEGEGEGKGKGKGKGETASTSTETASTSTTKDAAATIESQKKDSPNPEFEKNDSQNEDEKLLEHLEDEFVSHTSAAVETMEEITESSKILDLIKLFQNFQLLHYQQCIKEVETNMKLLTDLTHE